A genomic window from Streptomyces sp. WMMC940 includes:
- a CDS encoding DUF3107 domain-containing protein, with amino-acid sequence MEVKIGVQHAPREIALESGQTAEEVEQAVADALAGKTQLLSLTDDKGRKVLVPADRIAYVEIGEPTTRRVGFGAL; translated from the coding sequence GTGGAGGTCAAGATCGGCGTGCAGCACGCGCCCCGGGAGATCGCTCTGGAGAGCGGCCAGACCGCCGAGGAGGTCGAGCAGGCCGTCGCCGACGCTCTGGCGGGCAAGACGCAGCTGCTCAGCCTGACCGACGACAAGGGACGCAAGGTGCTGGTACCGGCCGACCGCATCGCCTATGTCGAGATCGGCGAGCCGACCACGCGCCGCGTGGGCTTCGGCGCGCTCTAG
- a CDS encoding ferritin-like fold-containing protein produces the protein METPDNATAPAADAAEELTGIAAQDWAAASADPQYRAAVVDLLGALAYGELAAFERLAEDAKLAPTLADKAELAKMASAEFHHFEQLRDRLAAIDAEPTKAMEPFAAALDEFHRQTAPSDWLEGLVKAYVGDSIASDFYREVAVRLDSDTRALVLSVLDDTGHGNFAVEKVRAAIEADPRVGGRLALWARRLMGEALSQAQRVVAERDALSTMLVGGVADGFDLAAVGEMFTRITKAHTKRMAALGLAA, from the coding sequence ATGGAGACGCCTGACAACGCCACCGCGCCCGCCGCGGACGCGGCCGAAGAACTGACCGGGATCGCCGCCCAGGACTGGGCCGCGGCCTCCGCCGACCCCCAGTACCGCGCCGCGGTCGTGGATCTGCTCGGGGCGCTCGCCTACGGCGAGCTGGCGGCCTTCGAGCGGCTCGCCGAGGACGCGAAGCTGGCGCCGACGCTGGCCGACAAGGCCGAGCTGGCGAAGATGGCCTCCGCGGAGTTCCACCACTTCGAGCAGTTGCGGGACCGGCTGGCCGCGATCGACGCCGAGCCCACGAAGGCCATGGAGCCTTTCGCGGCCGCCTTGGACGAGTTCCACCGCCAGACCGCTCCGTCCGACTGGCTGGAGGGCCTGGTCAAGGCGTACGTCGGCGACTCGATCGCCAGCGACTTCTATCGCGAGGTGGCCGTGCGGCTGGACTCCGACACCCGCGCCCTGGTCCTCTCGGTGCTCGACGACACCGGTCACGGGAACTTCGCCGTGGAGAAGGTCCGTGCCGCGATCGAGGCGGACCCACGGGTCGGCGGCCGGCTCGCGCTCTGGGCGCGCCGGCTGATGGGCGAGGCGCTCTCCCAGGCCCAGCGGGTCGTGGCCGAGCGCGACGCGTTGTCCACGATGCTCGTGGGCGGTGTCGCGGACGGGTTCGACCTCGCGGCGGTCGGCGAGATGTTCACCCGGATCACCAAGGCGCACACGAAGCGGATGGCGGCGCTGGGGCTCGCCGCGTAA
- a CDS encoding DEAD/DEAH box helicase yields MTLPVALSGTDVIGQAKTGTGKTLGFGLPLVERVTVPADVEAGRAKPEQLTDTPQALVVVPTRELCTQVTNDLLTAGKVRNVRVTAIYGGRAYEPQVEALKKGVDIVVGTPGRLLDLAGQKKLNLSHVKALVLDEADEMLDLGFLPDVEKIIQLLPVRRQTMLFSATMPGAVIGLARRYMSQPTHIRATAPDDEGATVANITQRVYRAHSLDKPELVARMLQAEGRGLAMIFCRTKRTAADIADQLARRGFASGAVHGDLGQGAREQALRAFRNGKVDVLVCTDVAARGIDVEGVTHVINYQTPEDEKTYLHRIGRTGRAGATGTAVTLVDWDDIPRWQLINKALDLDFNNPAETYSTSAHLFEELGIPAGTKGVLPRAERTRAGLDAEELEDLGEPGGRGSRSGSRTRTAERSERSERPARTPRQRRRTRGGASLEAEAPVTVEVPGAVGETAEEAPRTPRRRRRTRVGATAERSAVATIEAPATEAPTDEPAKPRRRTRAKATTADTATEAPATETPTDEPAKPRRRTRAKATTADTATEAPATETPTDEPAKPRRRTRAKATTADTATEAPATETPTDEPAKPRRRTRAKATQPEA; encoded by the coding sequence ATGACCCTCCCGGTCGCGCTCTCCGGCACCGACGTCATCGGCCAGGCCAAGACCGGCACCGGCAAGACGCTGGGCTTCGGCCTTCCGCTGGTGGAGCGCGTCACCGTGCCCGCCGACGTCGAGGCGGGCCGGGCGAAGCCCGAGCAACTGACCGACACGCCGCAGGCGCTCGTGGTCGTCCCGACCCGTGAGCTGTGCACCCAGGTCACCAACGATCTGCTCACCGCCGGCAAGGTGCGCAACGTCCGGGTGACCGCGATCTACGGCGGCCGAGCCTACGAGCCGCAGGTCGAGGCGCTGAAGAAGGGCGTCGACATCGTCGTCGGCACGCCCGGCCGGCTGCTGGACCTCGCGGGCCAGAAGAAGCTGAACCTCTCGCACGTGAAGGCGCTCGTCCTCGACGAGGCCGACGAGATGCTCGACCTGGGCTTCCTGCCCGACGTCGAGAAGATCATCCAGCTGCTGCCGGTCCGCCGCCAGACCATGCTGTTCTCGGCGACCATGCCGGGCGCGGTGATCGGCCTCGCGCGCCGTTACATGTCGCAGCCCACCCACATCCGCGCCACCGCGCCGGACGACGAGGGCGCGACCGTAGCGAACATCACGCAGCGCGTGTACCGGGCGCACTCCCTGGACAAGCCCGAGCTGGTCGCCCGCATGCTGCAGGCCGAGGGCCGCGGCCTGGCGATGATCTTCTGCCGTACCAAGCGCACGGCCGCGGACATCGCGGACCAGCTCGCCCGGCGCGGCTTCGCCTCCGGCGCCGTGCACGGCGACCTGGGCCAGGGCGCGCGCGAGCAGGCCCTGCGCGCCTTCCGCAACGGCAAGGTCGACGTGCTGGTGTGCACCGACGTCGCCGCACGCGGCATCGACGTCGAGGGCGTGACCCATGTGATCAACTACCAGACGCCGGAGGACGAGAAGACGTACCTCCACCGCATCGGCCGCACGGGCCGCGCGGGCGCGACCGGCACCGCCGTGACGCTGGTGGACTGGGACGACATCCCGCGCTGGCAGCTGATCAACAAGGCGCTGGACCTGGACTTCAACAACCCGGCCGAGACGTACTCCACGTCTGCGCACCTCTTCGAGGAGCTGGGCATCCCCGCGGGCACCAAGGGTGTCCTGCCGCGTGCCGAGCGTACCCGCGCCGGTCTGGACGCGGAGGAGCTCGAGGACCTCGGCGAGCCCGGCGGCCGCGGGTCGCGCTCGGGATCACGCACGAGGACGGCCGAGCGCTCCGAGCGCTCCGAGCGTCCCGCCCGCACCCCGCGTCAGCGCCGCCGCACGCGCGGTGGTGCCTCGCTGGAGGCGGAGGCGCCCGTGACCGTCGAGGTTCCGGGAGCCGTCGGGGAGACGGCGGAGGAGGCGCCGCGCACCCCGCGCCGTCGCCGCCGGACCCGAGTGGGCGCGACCGCCGAGCGGTCCGCCGTGGCGACGATCGAGGCGCCGGCCACCGAGGCGCCCACCGACGAACCGGCCAAGCCGCGCCGCCGCACCCGCGCCAAGGCCACCACGGCCGACACCGCGACCGAGGCACCGGCCACCGAGACCCCCACCGACGAACCGGCCAAGCCGCGCCGCCGCACCCGCGCCAAGGCCACCACGGCCGACACCGCGACCGAGGCACCGGCCACCGAGACCCCCACCGACGAACCGGCCAAGCCACGCCGCCGCACCCGCGCCAAGGCCACCACGGCCGACACCGCGACCGAGGCACCGGCCACCGAGACCCCCACCGACGAACCGGCCAAGCCGCGCCGCCGCACCCGCGCCAAGGCCACCCAGCCGGAGGCCTGA
- a CDS encoding alpha/beta fold hydrolase has product MSRPPTFLPPSCARARALRTSRGDFAVLDAEPDESAGARRGTVLLLPGYTGSKEDFIALLEPIAAAGFRAVAVDGRGQYETDGPDDEAAYAQSELARDVLAQAEATGDAPVHLVGHSLGGQIARAAVLLDVRPFRTLTLVSSGPARISPAQQHKVKLLSDALAVMDMSEVWEAMRALDPPEEAATDGEDLRRRWLRHRPAQLLATGRQLTVEPDRVDELAAVGPLPKHVLSGERDDTWPVPLLDEMAVRLGARRTVIEGAEHSPNTDRPAPTAAALVDFWSRN; this is encoded by the coding sequence ATGAGCCGGCCGCCCACGTTCCTCCCGCCCTCCTGCGCCCGCGCCCGAGCGCTCCGCACCAGCCGCGGGGACTTCGCCGTGCTGGATGCCGAGCCGGACGAGAGCGCCGGTGCCCGCAGGGGGACCGTGCTGCTGCTGCCCGGGTACACCGGCAGCAAGGAGGACTTCATCGCGCTGCTGGAGCCGATCGCAGCGGCCGGTTTCCGGGCCGTCGCCGTCGACGGTCGCGGCCAGTACGAGACCGACGGTCCCGACGACGAGGCGGCCTACGCGCAGTCCGAGCTGGCGCGGGACGTGCTCGCCCAGGCCGAGGCGACCGGTGACGCACCCGTGCACCTCGTGGGCCATTCGCTGGGCGGTCAGATCGCCCGGGCCGCGGTCCTCCTCGACGTACGCCCGTTCCGGACGTTGACGCTGGTGTCGTCCGGCCCGGCCCGTATCTCCCCCGCCCAGCAGCACAAGGTCAAACTGCTGAGCGACGCGCTCGCGGTGATGGACATGAGCGAGGTCTGGGAGGCCATGCGGGCACTCGACCCGCCGGAGGAGGCCGCCACCGACGGGGAGGACCTGCGGCGCCGCTGGCTGCGCCACCGTCCCGCACAGCTCTTGGCCACCGGCCGCCAGCTGACGGTGGAGCCGGACCGGGTCGACGAGCTCGCCGCTGTGGGACCGCTGCCCAAGCACGTGCTGTCGGGCGAGCGGGACGACACCTGGCCGGTGCCGCTGCTGGACGAGATGGCGGTGCGGCTTGGGGCGCGCCGCACGGTGATCGAGGGTGCCGAGCATTCGCCCAACACGGACCGCCCGGCGCCGACCGCGGCGGCACTGGTGGACTTCTGGTCCCGGAACTGA
- a CDS encoding NYN domain-containing protein, translated as MSARLERTNELLQRMLAEVAKTPSTHAIFVDAGYVHAAAGLLVAGTEDRRSFDLDAEGLIEAFIDKARTIFADSRLLRVYWYDGARRRIHTAEQQAIAELPDVKVRLGNLNANNQQKGVDSLIRTDLESLARHRAISDAALVGGDEDLVSAVEAAQGYGARVHLWGIEAAEGRNQAEPLLWEVDSQRTFDLDFCRPYVTRRPVTTYEDDSPPPSRDDVRFVGAQIAATWLAERGREPMAELLPGHPYLPGPVDQDLLVEAEKLLKHSLRGHAHLRRALRDGFWDHLHGQF; from the coding sequence ATGAGCGCCCGCCTGGAGCGCACCAACGAGCTGCTCCAGCGCATGCTCGCCGAGGTCGCCAAGACCCCGTCCACGCATGCCATCTTCGTCGACGCGGGTTACGTCCATGCTGCGGCCGGGTTGCTTGTGGCGGGGACCGAGGACCGGCGCTCCTTCGATCTCGACGCCGAAGGGCTCATAGAGGCGTTCATCGACAAGGCCCGCACGATCTTCGCGGACAGCCGGCTGCTGCGCGTCTACTGGTACGACGGCGCCCGGCGCCGCATCCACACGGCCGAGCAGCAGGCCATAGCGGAACTGCCCGACGTGAAGGTCCGGCTGGGCAACCTCAACGCCAACAACCAGCAGAAGGGCGTCGACTCCCTCATACGTACCGACCTGGAGTCACTCGCCCGGCACCGGGCGATCAGCGACGCGGCGCTCGTCGGCGGGGACGAGGACCTGGTCTCGGCGGTGGAGGCCGCCCAGGGGTACGGCGCCCGGGTCCACCTGTGGGGCATAGAGGCGGCGGAGGGCCGCAACCAGGCGGAGCCACTGCTCTGGGAGGTCGACAGCCAGCGCACCTTCGACCTCGACTTCTGCCGCCCCTACGTCACGCGCCGACCGGTGACGACGTACGAGGACGACAGTCCGCCCCCGTCCCGTGACGACGTGCGCTTCGTGGGTGCGCAGATAGCCGCCACCTGGCTGGCCGAACGCGGCCGGGAACCGATGGCCGAGTTGCTGCCCGGACACCCCTATCTGCCCGGCCCGGTCGACCAGGACCTGCTCGTCGAGGCGGAGAAGCTCCTGAAGCACTCCCTGCGGGGCCACGCCCATCTGCGGCGGGCGCTGCGGGACGGCTTCTGGGACCACCTGCACGGTCAGTTCTGA
- a CDS encoding MarC family protein, with translation MFDVAVFGSLFLTLFVIMDPPGITPIFLALTSGRPVKVQRRMAWQAVAVAFGVITVFGILGQQILDYLHVSVPALMIAGGLLLLLIALDLLTGKTDEPQQTKDVNVALVPLGMPLLAGPGAIVSVILAVQNAGSAAQQVSVWAAIVAMHVVLWLTMRYSLLIIRVIKDGGVVLVTRLAGMMLSAIAVQQIINGITQVIQGS, from the coding sequence GTGTTCGACGTCGCCGTCTTCGGCTCCCTGTTCCTCACCCTGTTCGTGATCATGGATCCTCCCGGGATCACCCCGATCTTCCTGGCCCTCACCTCCGGCCGCCCCGTCAAGGTCCAGCGCCGGATGGCCTGGCAGGCGGTCGCCGTCGCCTTCGGTGTGATCACCGTCTTCGGCATCCTCGGCCAGCAGATCCTCGACTACCTCCATGTCTCCGTGCCCGCGCTGATGATCGCGGGCGGTCTGCTCCTGCTCCTCATCGCGCTCGATCTGCTCACCGGGAAGACCGACGAACCCCAGCAGACCAAGGACGTCAACGTGGCCCTGGTGCCGCTGGGCATGCCGCTGCTGGCGGGTCCCGGGGCGATCGTCTCCGTCATCCTCGCGGTGCAGAACGCCGGCAGTGCCGCCCAGCAGGTCTCGGTGTGGGCCGCGATCGTCGCGATGCACGTCGTCCTGTGGCTGACCATGCGCTACTCGCTGCTGATCATCCGTGTGATCAAGGACGGCGGTGTGGTGCTGGTGACCCGGCTGGCGGGCATGATGCTCTCGGCGATCGCCGTGCAGCAGATCATCAACGGCATCACCCAGGTGATCCAGGGCTCCTGA
- a CDS encoding PHP domain-containing protein → MRIDLHTHSTASDGTDTPAELVRGAAAAGLDVVALTDHDTVGGHAEAIAALPEGLTLVTGAELSCRTDGVGLHMLAYLFDPEEPELARERELVRDDRVPRARAMVGRLRELGVPVTWEQVSRIAGDGSVGRPHVAAALVELGVVPDVSAAFTPDWLANGGRAYVEKHELDPFEAVRLVKAAGGVTVFAHPLAVKRGAVVSEEVIARLAAAGLDGIEVDHMDHDGPTRARLRGLAAELGLLPTGSSDYHGSRKTCLLGDFTTDPEVYGEITRRATGAFPVPGTGGAPRRQD, encoded by the coding sequence GTGCGCATCGACCTGCACACCCACTCCACGGCCTCCGACGGGACGGACACCCCGGCCGAGCTGGTCCGCGGAGCGGCAGCCGCCGGACTCGACGTCGTGGCGCTCACCGACCACGACACCGTGGGCGGCCATGCCGAGGCGATCGCCGCGCTGCCCGAGGGGCTGACCCTCGTCACCGGTGCGGAGCTGTCCTGCCGGACCGACGGTGTGGGCCTGCACATGCTCGCGTACCTCTTCGACCCCGAGGAACCCGAGCTGGCGCGTGAGCGCGAACTGGTGCGGGACGACCGGGTGCCGCGCGCCAGGGCCATGGTCGGCAGGCTCCGGGAGCTGGGTGTTCCGGTCACCTGGGAGCAGGTCTCCCGGATAGCCGGCGACGGCTCGGTCGGCAGGCCGCACGTCGCCGCCGCGCTCGTCGAACTCGGCGTCGTCCCCGACGTGTCCGCGGCCTTCACGCCCGACTGGCTCGCGAACGGTGGCCGTGCCTACGTGGAGAAGCACGAACTCGACCCGTTCGAGGCGGTCCGCCTGGTGAAGGCGGCCGGCGGGGTCACGGTCTTCGCCCACCCGCTCGCCGTGAAGCGCGGCGCGGTCGTGTCCGAGGAGGTCATCGCCCGGCTGGCCGCGGCCGGTCTCGACGGCATCGAGGTGGACCACATGGACCACGACGGGCCGACTCGGGCCAGGCTGCGCGGACTTGCCGCTGAACTCGGTCTGCTGCCCACCGGTTCCAGCGACTACCACGGCAGCCGCAAGACCTGTCTGCTCGGAGACTTCACCACCGACCCGGAGGTCTACGGCGAGATCACCCGCCGTGCCACCGGCGCGTTCCCGGTTCCGGGCACGGGCGGAGCGCCCCGCCGCCAGGACTGA
- a CDS encoding DUF6758 family protein, with protein sequence MRGEPSCPKCGGRVRAPGLFADTWQCDVHGSVYPLQPVIPPSVEALSVVVARARVPVWMPWPLPVGWLFTGVAYAGDDRSGGRATAVACSGPGPLGGVGELLLVAEELGVGLGARFAGIDGPDPGPHMTVDTSPQAKVLAAGRPTPLWHVNDAPEDRAVFAGEARGLWLWAIVWPESTGLLMYDELILTDLRDAGQELELLPCGALSPRLLM encoded by the coding sequence ATGAGGGGCGAACCCAGTTGCCCGAAGTGTGGTGGCCGGGTCAGGGCGCCCGGTCTCTTCGCCGACACGTGGCAGTGCGATGTGCACGGTTCCGTGTATCCGCTGCAGCCCGTGATCCCGCCGAGCGTCGAGGCCCTCAGCGTGGTGGTGGCCCGTGCCCGGGTGCCCGTGTGGATGCCGTGGCCGCTCCCGGTGGGCTGGCTGTTCACCGGCGTCGCGTACGCCGGCGACGACCGCAGTGGCGGGCGGGCCACGGCCGTGGCCTGCTCGGGCCCCGGACCGCTGGGCGGTGTGGGGGAGTTGCTGCTCGTCGCCGAGGAACTCGGCGTCGGTCTCGGCGCCCGCTTCGCCGGGATCGACGGGCCGGACCCGGGTCCGCACATGACCGTCGACACCTCGCCCCAGGCCAAGGTGCTCGCGGCGGGCCGGCCGACGCCGCTCTGGCACGTCAACGACGCCCCGGAGGACCGCGCGGTGTTCGCGGGCGAGGCGCGGGGGCTCTGGCTGTGGGCGATCGTCTGGCCCGAGTCGACCGGCCTGCTGATGTACGACGAGCTGATACTGACCGATCTGCGGGACGCCGGCCAGGAACTCGAACTGCTGCCCTGCGGGGCGCTGTCGCCACGCCTGCTGATGTGA
- a CDS encoding MFS transporter — translation MRAEDPFTGRAAAGEQRQPAGAGGILRQPKAVWATAGASVVAFMGIGLVDPILPSIAKGLDATASQVSLLFTSYFLITAVAMLVTGFVSSRIGGRRTLLAGLVLVVVFAALSGASDSVGELVGFRAGWGLGNALFVSTSLAVIVGAASGGSTAAILLYESALGLGMACGPLVGAVLGDASWRYPFFGTAVLMALGFLCVAVFLKEQPRASAKTSLLDPLRALSHGGLASTAAAAFFHNYAFFTVLAFTPFVLDMSPYRSGAVFFAWGTLLAVFSVLIAPRLQARHGSLRVLTGSLLLLGADVVVLGYGGHTTAVVCTVLSGALIGVNNTVFTELALGVSDAPRPVASAGYNFVRWFAAATAPFLAPKIAEWTDARAPFVVAGAAAVCGAAIVQVRRTALTAEGTGAAPVHVPRDGVAALAD, via the coding sequence ATGCGCGCAGAGGATCCGTTCACCGGACGGGCCGCAGCCGGCGAGCAGCGGCAGCCGGCCGGAGCGGGAGGCATCCTGCGTCAGCCGAAGGCCGTCTGGGCCACCGCGGGCGCGTCCGTCGTCGCCTTCATGGGCATCGGCCTGGTGGACCCGATCCTGCCGTCCATCGCCAAGGGCCTGGACGCCACGGCGAGTCAGGTCTCACTGCTGTTCACCTCGTACTTCCTGATCACCGCCGTCGCCATGCTCGTCACCGGCTTCGTGTCCAGCAGGATCGGCGGGCGCAGGACGCTCCTCGCGGGACTGGTGCTGGTCGTCGTCTTCGCGGCACTCTCCGGCGCCTCGGACTCGGTCGGCGAACTCGTCGGCTTCCGGGCCGGATGGGGCCTCGGGAACGCCCTCTTCGTCTCGACCTCACTCGCCGTCATCGTCGGCGCGGCGTCGGGCGGGAGCACCGCCGCGATCCTCCTGTACGAGTCGGCGCTCGGACTCGGCATGGCCTGCGGGCCGCTCGTCGGCGCCGTGCTGGGCGACGCCAGTTGGCGCTACCCGTTCTTCGGGACCGCCGTCCTGATGGCGCTCGGCTTCCTGTGCGTCGCCGTGTTCCTCAAGGAGCAGCCGAGGGCGTCCGCGAAGACGTCGCTGCTCGATCCGCTGCGCGCGCTGAGCCACGGCGGGCTCGCGTCCACCGCCGCGGCGGCCTTCTTCCACAACTACGCCTTCTTCACGGTGCTGGCCTTCACCCCGTTCGTCCTGGACATGTCGCCGTACCGGTCGGGGGCCGTCTTCTTCGCCTGGGGCACCCTGCTCGCGGTCTTCTCCGTCCTGATCGCACCGCGGCTGCAGGCCCGTCACGGCTCGCTGCGGGTGCTGACCGGCTCCCTGCTGCTGCTCGGGGCGGACGTGGTCGTACTCGGATACGGCGGCCACACCACCGCCGTCGTCTGCACGGTCCTGTCCGGTGCGCTGATCGGTGTGAACAACACCGTCTTCACCGAACTGGCGCTCGGGGTGTCCGACGCCCCGCGCCCGGTGGCGAGCGCCGGCTACAACTTCGTCCGCTGGTTCGCGGCGGCGACCGCCCCGTTCCTGGCGCCGAAGATCGCGGAGTGGACGGACGCCCGTGCGCCGTTCGTCGTCGCCGGCGCCGCGGCGGTGTGCGGGGCGGCGATCGTCCAGGTCCGGCGGACGGCGCTCACCGCGGAGGGCACCGGGGCCGCACCGGTCCACGTGCCCCGCGACGGCGTGGCGGCCCTCGCCGACTGA
- a CDS encoding suppressor of fused domain protein: MGEVLALVEARLRSALGEPDARAAVTFLGTDRIEVLRFVDGDVVRYATLGMSAQPMTDPRDPVADPVKGPRAELVLSVRAGSADTDKVLRPLAVLASAPQVEGVIVAPGNSMDVGEPLWPGAPFTSVLVAESGGLVEDLELGDPMDPVRVLPLLPMTPNEAAWKRVHGAGKLQERWLTHGTDLRDPLRKPVPLT; the protein is encoded by the coding sequence ATGGGAGAAGTTCTTGCTCTGGTCGAGGCGCGGCTGCGCAGCGCGTTGGGTGAACCGGACGCGCGCGCCGCGGTGACCTTTCTCGGTACGGACCGGATCGAGGTGCTCCGGTTCGTCGACGGGGACGTCGTCCGCTACGCCACGCTGGGCATGTCGGCCCAGCCGATGACCGACCCCCGGGACCCCGTCGCCGACCCGGTGAAGGGGCCGCGCGCGGAGCTCGTCCTGTCGGTGCGCGCCGGGTCGGCCGACACCGACAAGGTGCTGCGGCCGCTCGCCGTTCTGGCCTCCGCCCCGCAGGTGGAAGGCGTGATCGTGGCTCCCGGGAACTCCATGGACGTGGGCGAGCCGCTGTGGCCGGGCGCCCCGTTCACTTCGGTGCTGGTCGCCGAGTCCGGCGGCCTGGTGGAGGATCTCGAACTCGGCGACCCCATGGATCCGGTCCGGGTTCTGCCGCTGCTGCCGATGACGCCGAACGAGGCCGCGTGGAAGCGGGTGCACGGTGCGGGGAAGCTCCAGGAGCGGTGGCTGACGCACGGCACGGACCTCCGCGACCCGCTGCGGAAGCCCGTGCCCCTGACGTGA
- a CDS encoding magnesium and cobalt transport protein CorA: MSMIRDLRQAVRPALRKSVGPYSAYDATRDPSASTAVVDCAVYRDGERLENTGCLTPREAMLRVREGGGFAWIGLHEPTEEEFSGIAAEFGLHPLAVEDAVHAHQRPKLERYDDTLFTVFKTVHYVDHTELTPTSEVVETGEVMCFTGPDFVITVRHGGQGSLRNLRHRLQDDPELLAKGPSAVLHAIADHVVDGYIAVADAVQVDIDEIEIDVFSAPSKGSTRGTDTGRIYQLKREVLEFKRAVTPLLRPMQLLSERPMRLVDPDIQKYFRDVADHLARVQEQVIGFDELLNSILQANLAQATVAQNEDMRKITSWAAIIAVPTAVCGIYGMNFDHMPELHWRYGYPMVLIGIVGVCLAIHRTLKRNGWL; encoded by the coding sequence ATGTCGATGATCCGTGACCTGCGTCAAGCGGTCCGCCCCGCCCTGCGCAAGAGCGTCGGCCCGTACAGCGCGTACGACGCCACCCGTGACCCCTCCGCGTCCACCGCCGTCGTCGACTGCGCCGTCTACCGCGACGGCGAGCGCCTCGAGAACACCGGCTGCCTCACCCCGCGCGAGGCGATGCTGCGGGTGCGTGAGGGCGGCGGCTTCGCCTGGATCGGCCTGCACGAGCCGACCGAGGAGGAGTTCTCCGGCATCGCCGCCGAGTTCGGCCTCCACCCGCTGGCCGTCGAGGACGCCGTGCACGCGCACCAGCGGCCCAAGCTGGAGCGGTACGACGACACCTTGTTCACGGTCTTCAAGACCGTCCACTACGTGGACCACACCGAGCTGACGCCGACCAGCGAGGTCGTCGAGACCGGCGAGGTGATGTGCTTCACCGGGCCCGACTTCGTGATCACGGTCCGGCACGGTGGCCAGGGCTCCCTGCGCAACCTCCGCCACCGGCTGCAGGACGACCCAGAGCTGCTCGCCAAGGGCCCCTCAGCGGTGCTGCACGCCATCGCCGACCACGTCGTGGACGGCTACATCGCGGTCGCGGACGCCGTGCAGGTCGACATCGACGAGATCGAGATCGACGTGTTCTCGGCGCCGTCGAAGGGCAGCACCCGGGGCACCGACACCGGGCGGATCTACCAGCTCAAGCGTGAGGTGCTGGAGTTCAAGCGGGCCGTGACCCCGCTGCTGCGGCCCATGCAGTTGCTGAGCGAGCGCCCGATGCGGCTGGTCGACCCGGACATCCAGAAGTACTTCCGCGACGTCGCCGACCACCTGGCCCGGGTGCAGGAGCAGGTCATCGGCTTCGACGAGCTGCTGAACTCGATCCTGCAGGCCAATCTGGCGCAGGCGACCGTCGCCCAGAACGAGGACATGCGCAAGATCACGTCCTGGGCCGCGATCATCGCCGTCCCGACCGCGGTCTGCGGGATCTACGGCATGAACTTCGACCACATGCCCGAGCTCCACTGGCGGTACGGCTACCCCATGGTGCTCATCGGCATCGTCGGGGTCTGTCTCGCCATCCACCGCACGCTGAAGCGCAACGGCTGGCTCTAG